The Methanococcoides methylutens MM1 genome has a window encoding:
- a CDS encoding UPF0179 family protein, producing the protein MEDMDTAITLIGTKLAKEGQEFFFEGEAPECEQCKLKNTCMGLEKGRKYRIVKVRNQTVHECFVHDTGAMVVDVIKAPIIAAIDSKKAIKGATMRYQAPNCDGDLDTETYDLCYPKGLRNGDKCTVNEVMESVEIESDPSVSLKKVELLL; encoded by the coding sequence ATGGAGGACATGGATACCGCAATAACACTCATTGGAACCAAACTTGCAAAGGAAGGCCAGGAGTTCTTTTTCGAAGGTGAAGCTCCGGAATGTGAACAGTGCAAGTTAAAGAACACCTGCATGGGTCTTGAAAAAGGAAGGAAGTACAGGATAGTCAAGGTAAGGAACCAGACAGTTCATGAGTGCTTTGTCCATGACACCGGAGCAATGGTGGTAGACGTGATCAAAGCACCGATCATTGCAGCTATCGACTCCAAAAAGGCGATCAAGGGCGCAACCATGCGTTACCAGGCACCAAATTGTGACGGAGATCTGGACACTGAGACATACGACCTGTGCTATCCAAAGGGCCTTCGTAACGGGGACAAGTGCACCGTCAATGAAGTGATGGAAAGTGTCGAGATCGAATCCGACCCATCAGTTTCCCTGAAAAAAGTGGAACTATTGCTCTGA
- a CDS encoding DUF63 family protein codes for MCPFVDKIMQFVNEYYLDPIFQDSGYNPVNTLTWALILGICVFAVAKLLDKWKVEVDERFVFSIIPFILAGSSLRVMEDAGIFERPLSYLFITPNIYFVVFVATIICLLFSRWLYSSGKVTDWHRSFALLGLGWFALNIITLLMVEDIERPFTLIAILSSGTLFAGAVYFMLEKAGWSYVNDRLNMTIIWAHLLDASSTFIGVDTLGYYEKHVVPAYLIDLTGTALVMYPLKMAIFLPVIYLLDTQFTADEESRNLRTFVKMVIIVLGLSPACRNTIRMALGI; via the coding sequence ATGTGCCCGTTCGTAGATAAAATTATGCAATTTGTTAATGAGTACTATCTTGACCCCATTTTCCAGGATAGTGGATATAATCCCGTAAATACTCTTACCTGGGCACTGATTCTGGGAATATGCGTGTTTGCAGTGGCAAAGCTGCTTGATAAATGGAAAGTTGAGGTGGATGAGAGATTTGTATTCTCAATAATTCCCTTTATTCTCGCAGGCTCTTCCTTGAGGGTCATGGAGGATGCCGGCATATTTGAGCGTCCCCTGAGCTATCTTTTCATAACCCCGAACATCTATTTCGTCGTGTTCGTTGCTACTATTATATGCCTTCTGTTCTCCAGATGGCTCTACTCTTCAGGTAAGGTCACTGACTGGCACAGGTCCTTTGCATTACTTGGACTCGGCTGGTTCGCATTGAACATCATAACCCTTCTGATGGTTGAAGATATAGAACGCCCCTTCACCCTGATCGCAATCCTTTCTTCTGGAACGCTCTTTGCTGGTGCTGTCTATTTCATGCTGGAGAAGGCCGGATGGTCCTATGTGAATGACCGCCTCAACATGACCATCATCTGGGCACACCTGCTGGATGCATCCTCAACCTTTATCGGGGTTGACACCCTTGGATATTATGAGAAACATGTGGTTCCTGCCTATCTCATTGACCTGACCGGTACGGCCCTTGTGATGTATCCTCTGAAAATGGCCATATTCCTGCCTGTGATCTATCTTCTGGACACACAGTTCACAGCAGACGAGGAGTCACGCAACCTGAGGACATTCGTGAAGATGGTCATAATCGTACTGGGTCTGTCCCCTGCATGCAGGAACACTATCCGCATGGCTCTCGGGATCTGA
- a CDS encoding NAD(P)-dependent glycerol-1-phosphate dehydrogenase encodes MDVTQDMNAQKKWMQLPRDVVVGHGVIDDVKNVCADLKLADNALIVTGKSTRKIAGDIVHDSLTDSGQRVEMIVSEAASMKEVDRVRKQALESGVEYLLGVGSGKSIDVAKLAATEIEVPFISVPTAASHDGIVSSRASIKNGNKTASIQANAPMAVIADTDIIAEAPYRLLASGCGDIISNCTAVLDWQLATRLQNVPFSEYAAALSSMTAQILIDSADTIKPELESSVRMVVKALVSSGVAMSIAGSSRPASGSEHMFSHALDKVAPVPALHGEQCGVGTILMMYLHGGDWKSIRDALQAINAPVTAEELGIEDKYILEALVLSHTIRPERYTILGTGLTPDAAEIVARKTKVIS; translated from the coding sequence ATGGACGTGACGCAGGATATGAACGCACAGAAGAAATGGATGCAACTTCCAAGGGATGTCGTGGTCGGACATGGAGTCATCGACGACGTAAAGAATGTCTGCGCAGACCTGAAACTTGCCGACAATGCATTGATTGTCACAGGCAAGAGCACGAGAAAGATAGCCGGCGACATAGTCCACGACTCCCTGACGGACAGCGGCCAGAGAGTTGAAATGATCGTTTCAGAAGCTGCATCAATGAAAGAGGTCGACAGGGTCAGAAAGCAGGCCCTTGAATCAGGAGTCGAATACCTTCTTGGAGTTGGCAGCGGCAAGTCCATAGATGTTGCAAAACTTGCAGCCACCGAGATCGAGGTCCCTTTCATCAGTGTGCCAACAGCTGCATCACATGATGGGATAGTATCATCCAGAGCGTCCATAAAAAATGGGAATAAAACAGCATCCATACAGGCAAATGCGCCCATGGCAGTCATCGCTGACACAGACATCATTGCAGAGGCCCCATACCGCCTGCTTGCATCAGGATGCGGAGACATTATCTCCAACTGTACAGCAGTGCTGGACTGGCAGCTTGCAACCCGCCTCCAGAACGTGCCATTCAGTGAATATGCAGCAGCACTATCAAGCATGACGGCACAGATATTGATCGATTCTGCCGACACCATCAAACCGGAACTGGAAAGTTCGGTACGAATGGTGGTCAAGGCACTGGTCTCAAGCGGCGTTGCAATGAGCATTGCAGGCTCATCCAGACCTGCATCAGGGTCTGAGCATATGTTCAGCCATGCTCTTGACAAGGTAGCACCTGTACCGGCACTTCACGGGGAACAGTGTGGAGTGGGAACAATACTAATGATGTATCTTCACGGCGGTGACTGGAAGAGCATACGAGATGCGCTTCAGGCGATCAATGCCCCGGTAACCGCAGAGGAGTTGGGAATTGAAGATAAGTATATATTAGAAGCACTTGTACTCTCACATACCATCCGTCCCGAAAGATATACAATACTTGGCACAGGCCTGACACCTGATGCTGCAGAGATAGTTGCAAGGAAGACAAAGGTCATATCCTGA
- a CDS encoding DUF2150 family protein: MPEAHEKIDHEFYTTARWNNWLGQVKESGFEFKEEENTEKEGAVFVNMTDDIILACLKVIAKYESNALSAEDAMAILDDIRGIALAEVEPISEDIDLMIESLQTSLIGSFAACECFIAEGFDKKAKIDDLISAAVEAEEAEDIDSAIGYVAQIGALVLDGNSLPESMEELPYGLVAEWLDGIDSIEAAMIGADSYKEDDGDYDVV; encoded by the coding sequence ATGCCAGAAGCTCATGAAAAAATAGATCATGAATTTTATACAACGGCTCGCTGGAACAACTGGCTTGGACAGGTGAAGGAAAGCGGGTTCGAATTCAAAGAAGAAGAAAACACTGAGAAGGAAGGTGCGGTCTTTGTGAACATGACGGATGATATCATTCTCGCATGTCTCAAAGTAATTGCAAAATATGAAAGCAATGCCCTTTCTGCAGAAGACGCCATGGCAATACTTGATGATATCAGGGGAATTGCACTGGCGGAGGTCGAACCGATTTCCGAAGACATTGACCTTATGATCGAATCCCTCCAGACATCACTCATCGGCAGCTTTGCTGCATGTGAGTGCTTCATTGCTGAAGGATTCGACAAGAAAGCAAAGATCGATGACCTCATCAGTGCAGCAGTGGAAGCTGAAGAAGCTGAGGACATTGACTCTGCGATTGGCTACGTCGCCCAGATAGGAGCACTTGTGCTTGATGGAAACTCACTTCCTGAATCAATGGAAGAACTCCCATACGGACTTGTCGCAGAATGGCTGGATGGCATTGACTCCATCGAAGCTGCCATGATCGGCGCTGACAGTTACAAAGAGGATGACGGCGATTACGACGTCGTCTGA
- the cfbA gene encoding sirohydrochlorin nickelochelatase, with amino-acid sequence MSEKIGILAIGHGSRLPYNKEVVSEIADTIAKKHPEYVVKVGFMENCGPSVDEGLASFEGTGVTKIAAVPVFLASGVHITEDIPEILKLDAETNEGKYTVDGQEVPVVYGKPLGHHELLADLVFERASEVL; translated from the coding sequence ATGAGCGAAAAGATAGGAATTCTGGCTATTGGACACGGAAGCAGACTGCCTTACAACAAGGAAGTCGTTTCAGAAATTGCAGACACAATTGCAAAGAAGCACCCGGAATACGTCGTGAAGGTCGGTTTCATGGAGAACTGCGGCCCATCCGTAGATGAAGGACTTGCATCCTTTGAAGGTACAGGCGTTACAAAGATCGCAGCAGTGCCTGTATTCCTTGCATCCGGCGTACACATCACAGAAGATATTCCGGAGATCCTCAAGCTCGATGCTGAGACCAACGAAGGCAAGTACACAGTCGATGGTCAGGAAGTTCCTGTCGTCTACGGCAAGCCACTTGGTCACCACGAGCTTCTTGCAGACCTTGTGTTCGAGAGAGCATCCGAAGTACTGTAA
- a CDS encoding stage II sporulation protein M, translating into MDNAKTGEAGVDDIPMDGDATNEIVTDTIEVSVFKKENKMACESGLCKVRAYMRGLVPEITVVVLLFILSGIAGYLYTAFNPASSDIALEGLEDLVELIMNMTPLEIMLFIFFNNAIKSLFAFILGLGFGLVPLIFVLSNGYILGVVTYLESQENGFTYIFLGIMPHGIIELPMILISAAMGVRMGINVINSMAGRYVDIKGEFRQGISIFFRFIMPMLLLAAGIETFITPVVIGLYTGVI; encoded by the coding sequence ATGGACAATGCGAAAACCGGCGAAGCGGGTGTGGATGATATTCCAATGGATGGCGACGCAACAAATGAAATTGTAACTGACACCATTGAGGTCTCCGTCTTTAAAAAGGAAAATAAAATGGCCTGTGAAAGCGGCTTATGCAAGGTCCGTGCCTACATGAGAGGCCTTGTCCCTGAGATCACAGTAGTTGTCCTGTTGTTCATATTGTCCGGTATCGCAGGATATCTCTACACTGCGTTCAACCCAGCATCATCTGATATTGCCCTTGAAGGCCTGGAAGATCTTGTTGAGCTTATCATGAACATGACCCCTCTGGAGATCATGCTTTTCATCTTCTTCAACAATGCTATCAAGAGTCTTTTTGCATTTATCCTGGGACTTGGTTTTGGTCTGGTTCCGCTCATCTTCGTGCTATCCAATGGCTACATTCTCGGGGTTGTAACCTACCTCGAATCTCAGGAGAACGGCTTTACCTATATCTTCCTGGGCATCATGCCTCACGGGATCATCGAGCTCCCGATGATATTGATATCCGCAGCCATGGGTGTGAGGATGGGGATCAATGTGATCAACTCAATGGCAGGAAGGTATGTTGATATAAAAGGCGAGTTCAGGCAGGGTATCAGTATCTTCTTCCGTTTTATCATGCCGATGCTCTTGCTGGCAGCAGGCATCGAAACGTTCATAACTCCAGTGGTGATCGGCCTGTACACAGGAGTCATCTGA